TCCTTCGACGACATCCTGCGGCATCGCCGGCGCGTAGTGCGCGGCCGGCGGCGGCCGGCGCGACTCGAAAATATCGTCGCCCCAGTGCCGCCACAGGTGATGGAAATACTCGCGCCAAGCCAGTTCGAACACGATCTTGTCTTCCGGCGCCAGCGCGCAGCGCTGCGACAGGCGCTCGATCACCTGCGGTACATCGACGAAGCCGTGCGTCAGGTAGGGCGACACGCGGCTCACGGCGCCATCGATGTGGTTGCGCGTGCGGGCGTATGTCAGGGGCTGGATGGCATCGATGCGCGCCAGTGCCGCGGCGACGGTCGCCGGAAAATCGGCCACGCCGCCGGTGGCGTCGGCAAAGTGCGGGTCGGAAAACAGGTCTGTCATGTCGGATCATTCACCAGTGTCTGCTGATGACACAGACCCGAGGAAACGGCAAAAAATCCCGCTGTCGCAGGGCAAGGCCAAGACAACCGGACCCGGCTGACGCGGGGGACTACCGGCTGACCAGCGCGAGCATCAGCGGCGTCGTCACGGCGGCCAGTGCGGTCGACATCAGCAGGCTGCCCGCCACCGGGCCCTGCATGACCTGGAACTGGCGCGACATAAGATAGACATTGGCACCGACCGACAGCGAGGCGAGCAGCACGACGGTGCGTGTTTCGGTTTCGGGCAGGCCCAGCGCCACGGCCAGTGCCCAGACGATCAGAGGGTGGAGGCCCAGCTTGAGCGCGCTGATCGACGCGCTCTGCCGCCAGTGCGAACGCACACCGAATTCGGCCAGCCCCATGCCGAGCGCAATCAGCGACAGCGGCAGCGCGGCGTCGGCCAGCAGTTTCAGTGGCTGATCGATCAGCTCGGGCAGCGTCAGTCCGCTCAGACCGAAAATCGTACCGGCGAGAATCGCGGCCACCAGCGGGTTCGTGAGCACGCCGCGTGCGGTCTTGCCGAATCCGGCCAGCGTCAGCGCGCCATGGCGCGCCCACTCCACGGATACGGTGACCAGCGTCCACAGGATCAGGGCGTTGAACACCACTACCAGTGCCGCCGACGGCATGGCCGACTCGCCGAGCAAGGTATGCGTCAGCGGCAGACCGAGCAGCACATTGTTGGAAAACACGCCCCCCAGCGCGAACAGCGACTGCGACACGCCGTCCAGACCGAACAAACGCGCCGACACGAGGCGGCCGATCACGAACACGATCAGGCAGGCACCGAAAAAGGCGATCAGCAGGCGCGCATCAACCGGCGGCAGGCCGGCAAAGCCGCTCATCAGGCGGAACAGCATGGCCGGCAGTGCGATGGAGAACACGAATTTCGCCAGCGCATCGGCGCCGGCCTTGTTCCAGCCACCCCATTTCATGATGGCGTAGCCGACGAATACCAGCGCGAACAGCGGCGCCGCCAGCAGGATCTGTTGCAGGGCCGGATTCATGGATGCGCCACACGGCAGTCCGGGCAGCATGTGGAACGCGAACGACGGGGGAGTTCGAACACGGAAGCGGGCGGCGACTGCGAAGGATGAACGACGCGCAGGATAGCAGCGGGCGCCGATGCCATCACGGAGACACGTATTCAAGAGTGCAGGCTGCACTGCCGTTAGCACCACTTAACTTCTCCATTCGAGCGCCCTTCATGGCCCAAGCAACGTTAGCAGCGGTAGCGGAGGCCGAAACGCCCTGCGGTGCCGACATCGTCCACAGCGCCAATGGCGTGTCGGCGCGGTACAAGGGGTTGAAGCTGACCAGTCACTTCCAGCCCATCTTCAGCCTGTCGCACTGTCGCGCCATCGGTCACGAAGGCCTGCTGCGCGCGGCCGACGCCGATCTCAACCCGGTCGCACCGGGACGCGTACTCGCCACCACCTCGGGCTACGATGACCTGCGCTATCTCGATCAGTTGTGCCGCTACCTGCACGTGAACAACCATGAGGCGCACAACACGCATGGCGGCTGGCTTTTCCTGAACATCCATCCGGAGGTGTTCCGGCGTGGCCCGGACAGCGACCTGTCCGACTTTCTGCCCGAGCTGTGCGAACACCCGGACATCGACGCACGCCGCATCGTCGTCGAAGTCATGGAACAGGCGGTATCGGAACACGCCGGCTTCGCCCGTACGGTCGAGTACCTGCGTGAAATGGGTTGCATGATTGCGCTCGACGACTTCGGCGCCGGCCATTCGAACTTCGACCGCATCTGGTCGCTGCAGCCGGAAATCGTCAAGCTCGACCGATCATTCGCGATCAAGTCGGTGGAAGACCCGTCGGCCCGTCGTCTGCTGCCGCAGATCGTCAGCCTTATCCACGAAGCCGGTTCGCTGGTGCTGCTCGAAGGTGTCGAGACCGAAGCACAGGCCCTGGCCGCGTTCGATTCGGACATCGATTTCGTGCAGGGTTTCTATTTCGCGATGCCGGCCGCCGCGCCGGTCGATACGCGCGAAGTGAGTCCGGTGATCAATGCGCTGTGGGACCGATTCAACACCACACGCGGCAACGGAGCCCAGCGTTACCGCGAATTGATCGGCCCCTATATCCACGCCATGGGCGGCTGCGCCGTGCTGCTCGAGGAAGGTGTGCCGATGAGCGAGGCCTGCCACGCCTTCCTGCAACTCGAACGCGCCGACTGCTGCTTCCTGCTCGACGACCAGGGTCGTCAGGTCGGGCGCAATGTGCGTCCGGCCAATTCCGCCGGACCCGAAGAAAGCCAGTACCGCGCGCTGTCGATCAACCGCCACGCCCGCTGGTCGCGCCGGCCCTATTTCAGGCGCGCGGTCGACAATCTGGGCAAGGTGCAGGTCACCCGACCCTATCTGTCGATTTCGTCCGGCGTGCTGTGCGTCACCGTATCGGTCGCCTACCGCGACTGGGACGACGAACTGCGCGTGCTGTGCGGCGATGTGCACTGGCCGCAGGTGGTCTGACACACCGAGATGCCACGGCACGGTTGAACCGTTGCACGCACGGTCTGTCTTCATCATCGTTGCCGTGCTGATTTCGCGCCGATGAATGCGTTCTCCAACCTGTTGCGACCCTGGCTGCGGAGCTGTGTGCTGCTCCTGGTCGGCGCCATGCCGCTGCAGGCGTTCGCGCTGCACTGTCAGGTTCGCTGCGCACTCGCCGATCCTGCGATGTCCGTGCACCTGCAGATCGATGCGGCCATGAATGACGCCATGTCCGACCACGATTGCCACACCGAGGTCGCCCCGACAGACGACTGTCCGAATGATGCACAGTGCGCTGCGCAATGTGCCGCTGCCCACGCGATCGCGCTGCCGGTGACGGGCTCCGCATGCTGTCCGGCGGGCATCGACCGGGTCAGCACCCCCGCGACCCCTGACCGCGCTTCCCATACTCCGCTCCCGCCCGAACGTCCGCCCAGACGCGGTTGAACACGCCGATCGCGACGCGAATGCGTCGCGCCTGTTGTTCAACGTTCGGGAGTCCACCATGCCTGACCCATCCGGTTCGCCCGCGCGCGACCTCCGCTTGCGCGCGCTGGTCGCCGTCGCGCTGAGCGCGCTCGCCGGCCACGCCCATGCGGGATTCTTCATCCCGCGCGACATCACGATGTTCATGTTCACCGCCTCGCCCGACGCGCAGATGGCCGAAGTGGCGCACGGTTTTCGCGCCGACCTGTCGCTGGCCGCCGGCCAGTCGCGCTACCTGTCGGACGACGAAAGCATCGAACGCCGTTACACCACGCTGCAGGCCAACTGGCTGGTGCATCGCCACTACGGCCGGGATGGCATCGCCAATGCATATATATATGGCGGCCCCCTGTCCGCACGCGGCAGCGCCTACGACGAGGGTGGCACCGACAGTGGCAGCCGCAGCGGTGTGCATGGCGGCTTCTGGATGGACTACGAAACCCGGCGCATCTACACCCGGCTGTCCACCCACCTGTACCACGCCGGCAGCCAGACCCAGGCCGTCACCACCGCCCAGGCACTGTGGGCGCCCTACGCCGCCGACTACGAAGACATCGCGCTGTGGTTCGGCCTGCAGGCCGAACGGCGCAGCACCTTGTCGGACGCGACCCAGATCACGCCGCTGGTGCGGCTGTTCCAGCGCCGCTGGTGGGTGGACGTCGGTGTCAGCGTCAACAGCCAGCATCGTGGTGACGGCTTCGTGAACGTCATGCTTCTGTTCTGAATTCAAGGAGATACAAATGAAAACACGTACTTTCATCGCCATCGTGTCGCTGGGCGCCCTGTCCGTCGGCCAGTCCTGGGCCGCCCAGACCATCAAGATGCAGGTCGATGGCCTGGTCTGCGCCTTCTGCGGCTCGGCCATCGAGAAGAAGCTGCGCTCCAACGCCGCGACCGACGACGTGCTGGTCAGTCTGGAGCACAAGATCGTCGCCCTGAGTCTCAAGGACGGGCAGGACCTTGCCGACGAGCTGCTGCGCAAGCAGATCACCGACGCCGGCTATCTGGTGAAAAGCATCGAACGCGTGCCGGACACGCTGGACAGCCTGCGCGCCGGCCTGAAGGCGCGCTGACATGGGGCCGGCGGAAAGTCTGCGCGCCACACTGGGTGCGAGCTGGCTGTCGCTGCTGACCAGCAGCTCGACCCTGGTGTGCTGCGCGCTGCCGGCACTGCTGGTGACGCTGGGCGCCGGTGCCAGCCTGGTCACGCTGACCAGTCATGTACCGCAGCTGATCTGGCTGTCGGAACACAAGGCGCTGGTATTCGGCGGGGCGGCACTGGCGCTGCTGCTGGCGGGCGTTGCTCAGTGGCGCGCCCGCTCGCTGCCCTGCCCGGCCGACCCGGTGGCCGCACGCACCTGTCAGCGGGCACGCCGGCTGTCGGCCGGCGTGTACGCTGCATCGGTTGCGCTGTTCGCGATCGGTGCGTTGTTCGCTTTCGTGGCGCCGCTGTGGCTTTGACCGGCCTCAGGCGGCGCGCAGGCTGGCCAGCGCCGGTGCGCGCAGCGCCGCGCGCAGGCCCAGCATGCCGGCGCCGACCACGGCCAGCGTGCTGAACAGCATGCCGCCCAGCGGCTGGATGATGGACGGCACGTAGGGCAGCTGGAAGGCTTCGCGCGCCAGCACCATTGTCATCACCACCGCGCCTGCGGCGGCCAGCATGCCGGCCAGCGCGCCGAGCAGCGCGAATTCGGTCAGCAGCGATGCCCGGAGCTGACGGTTGCGCGCCCCCAGCGTGCGCAGCACCGCCAGTTCGAAGCGGCGCTCGTCATGCGTCGCCTCGATGGCCGCGAACAGCACGACCACGCCGGCCAGCAGCGCGAAGCCGAACACCACGCTGACCGCCGCCGAAAGCTGGTCCATCAGCGCGCGGAACTGGCGCACCACGGCGTCGACGTCGATCGCGGTCAGGTTCGGAAAGCGTGCCACGAGCTCGTTTGTGAAGCTGGCCGAGGCCGCCGGCAGGTGGAAGGACGTGATGTAGCTGGCCGGAAAGTCTTCGAGCACGCCGGGCGAGGCGACGACGAAGAAATTGACGTTCATCGAGTCCCAGGCCAGTTCGCGCAGGCTGTGTATCGTCGATTCGACGCGCTCGCCGGCGATCTCGAACGCCAGTCGGTCGCCGACGCGCAGCCCCAGTTCCTTCGCCAGCCCGGCTTCGACCGAAAACCCCGGCTGGTCGGCCCGCCAGGCGCCATCGACGATACGGTTGCCGACCTGGAAGGTATCCGACCAGGACAGGTTGAATTCGCGCTCGACCAGACGCTGGGCACGCATCGAGTCGTAATTGTCGGGCGACGCCGGCTTGCCGTTGATGGCGGCCAGTCGGGCGCGTGCCATCGGCAGCAGTTCCGGCGGTTTCAGGCCGGCACGGGCGAATTCCTCGCGCACCGCGGCCAGCTGATCGGTCTGGATGTTCAGGATGAAGCGGTTCGGCGCATCGGCCGGCAGCCGGTTGTGCCACGCATCGAGCAGGTCGCCGCGCACGATCACCAGCAGCAGGACTGCCGTCAGACCCAGCCCGAGCGCGGCGATCTGCATGACCGACGCGGCGCGGCGCCGGGTCAGGCTGGCCAGGCCGTAGCGCCAGCCGCCGGCGGTGCCGCCGCGCAGCCGCGCCACGGCGGCCAGCGCGAGCCAGGCGACGGCGGCATACACGCCGCAGGCGATGACGAAGCCCCCGACCACCACCAGACCGAGGGTCACATCGCCCGCCATCAGCACGATCAGCGCCGACAGGCAGGCCAGACCGAAGCCGTACGCACCCCACGAAATGCGGTCGGTTTCGTCCCATTCGCGCCGCAGCACGCGCAGCGTCGACACCCGGCGCAGGCGCAGCAGCTGCGGCCAGACGAAGCCCAGCATCAGGGTCATGCCGACCGCGAAGCCATACACAAGCGGCAACGGGCCCGGCTGCGGCAGCCTCGCGGCGAACAGCCCGGACAGCAAGGCCTCGACGCCGAACTGGGTCAGGTAACCGACCGCGCACCCGGCTGCGCAGGCCACGATGCCGACCAGCGCGAATTCGATCAGGAACAGCCGCGTCAGCCGCGCCTGCGTGGCGCCCAGGCAGCGCATCACCGCACAGCCATCCAGATGCCGCTGCATGTATCTGCGCGCCGACAGACCGACCGCCACCGCGGCGAACACCACCGCCAGCATGGCGGCCAGACGCAGGAATTTCTGCGCCCGGTCGAGCGCCCCGCGCACCTCGGGCTGGGCTTCATCGACCGTTTCGATCTTTTCGCCCGCCGTCAGCTTCGGCTTGAGCCATGACGCGTAGCTGCGCACGGCGGCATCTTCGCCCGCCAGATGCAGCCGGAAACTGATGCGGCTGCCCGGCTGGATCAGCCCGCTCGCCGGCAGGTCGGCCGCGTTGAGCATGAGGCGCGGCACGATGGAAAAGAAGCTGGCGCCGCGGTCGGACTCGAAGGTGAGCACGGCCGCCACCTGCAGCGTGAGCTGACCCAGCGTGATGGTGTCGCCGGTGCGCACGCCCAGCGCACTGGTCGCGCGTTCGTCCAGCCATACGGTGCCCGGAGCGGGCAGCGAACGGGTTTCCGCATCCGGCGCGTTCAACGCCGGCGCCGTGCGCAGCTTGCCGCGCAGCGGATAGCCGTCGGACACCACCTTCACGCCGACCAGCTGAGCACCTTCGGCGCTCGACGCCATGCTGGTGAAGCTCCAGGTGCTGACGGCGCGCAGACCGCGCGAGCGCGCCTCGTCGGCATAGGCGTCCGGCACCGGGTCGCGCGAGGCGACCAGCAGATCACCGCCGAGCAGCTGGTTGGCCTCGCTGACCACCGAGCGCGACACGCGATCCGTGAAGAAGGACA
The sequence above is a segment of the Methyloversatilis sp. RAC08 genome. Coding sequences within it:
- a CDS encoding AEC family transporter, translating into MNPALQQILLAAPLFALVFVGYAIMKWGGWNKAGADALAKFVFSIALPAMLFRLMSGFAGLPPVDARLLIAFFGACLIVFVIGRLVSARLFGLDGVSQSLFALGGVFSNNVLLGLPLTHTLLGESAMPSAALVVVFNALILWTLVTVSVEWARHGALTLAGFGKTARGVLTNPLVAAILAGTIFGLSGLTLPELIDQPLKLLADAALPLSLIALGMGLAEFGVRSHWRQSASISALKLGLHPLIVWALAVALGLPETETRTVVLLASLSVGANVYLMSRQFQVMQGPVAGSLLMSTALAAVTTPLMLALVSR
- a CDS encoding heavy-metal-associated domain-containing protein encodes the protein MKTRTFIAIVSLGALSVGQSWAAQTIKMQVDGLVCAFCGSAIEKKLRSNAATDDVLVSLEHKIVALSLKDGQDLADELLRKQITDAGYLVKSIERVPDTLDSLRAGLKAR
- a CDS encoding ABC transporter permease yields the protein MKADLMFAARMALRDFRAGELRILLVALLLAVAALTSVSFFTDRVSRSVVSEANQLLGGDLLVASRDPVPDAYADEARSRGLRAVSTWSFTSMASSAEGAQLVGVKVVSDGYPLRGKLRTAPALNAPDAETRSLPAPGTVWLDERATSALGVRTGDTITLGQLTLQVAAVLTFESDRGASFFSIVPRLMLNAADLPASGLIQPGSRISFRLHLAGEDAAVRSYASWLKPKLTAGEKIETVDEAQPEVRGALDRAQKFLRLAAMLAVVFAAVAVGLSARRYMQRHLDGCAVMRCLGATQARLTRLFLIEFALVGIVACAAGCAVGYLTQFGVEALLSGLFAARLPQPGPLPLVYGFAVGMTLMLGFVWPQLLRLRRVSTLRVLRREWDETDRISWGAYGFGLACLSALIVLMAGDVTLGLVVVGGFVIACGVYAAVAWLALAAVARLRGGTAGGWRYGLASLTRRRAASVMQIAALGLGLTAVLLLVIVRGDLLDAWHNRLPADAPNRFILNIQTDQLAAVREEFARAGLKPPELLPMARARLAAINGKPASPDNYDSMRAQRLVEREFNLSWSDTFQVGNRIVDGAWRADQPGFSVEAGLAKELGLRVGDRLAFEIAGERVESTIHSLRELAWDSMNVNFFVVASPGVLEDFPASYITSFHLPAASASFTNELVARFPNLTAIDVDAVVRQFRALMDQLSAAVSVVFGFALLAGVVVLFAAIEATHDERRFELAVLRTLGARNRQLRASLLTEFALLGALAGMLAAAGAVVMTMVLAREAFQLPYVPSIIQPLGGMLFSTLAVVGAGMLGLRAALRAPALASLRAA
- a CDS encoding sensor domain-containing phosphodiesterase, which codes for MAQATLAAVAEAETPCGADIVHSANGVSARYKGLKLTSHFQPIFSLSHCRAIGHEGLLRAADADLNPVAPGRVLATTSGYDDLRYLDQLCRYLHVNNHEAHNTHGGWLFLNIHPEVFRRGPDSDLSDFLPELCEHPDIDARRIVVEVMEQAVSEHAGFARTVEYLREMGCMIALDDFGAGHSNFDRIWSLQPEIVKLDRSFAIKSVEDPSARRLLPQIVSLIHEAGSLVLLEGVETEAQALAAFDSDIDFVQGFYFAMPAAAPVDTREVSPVINALWDRFNTTRGNGAQRYRELIGPYIHAMGGCAVLLEEGVPMSEACHAFLQLERADCCFLLDDQGRQVGRNVRPANSAGPEESQYRALSINRHARWSRRPYFRRAVDNLGKVQVTRPYLSISSGVLCVTVSVAYRDWDDELRVLCGDVHWPQVV